A stretch of the Acyrthosiphon pisum isolate AL4f chromosome A2, pea_aphid_22Mar2018_4r6ur, whole genome shotgun sequence genome encodes the following:
- the LOC103310346 gene encoding UDP-glucuronosyltransferase 2C1: MMRTFALSTAFCNTMQLLTLLTLLLFAERSSSEGVKLPAKPLSILAFLPTEGKSHFMGFKPLLESLVSRGHNVTLVAPFALDGAKRPYRHVKVEQTLGDFDMLKVAKYVNLIPTPLHLWWFGPHISETSLDKPSVANFIRSDRSSFDLVLFENFYHECFVAIGHKYGAPLVQLLPFSANSRVSQWHSNPYNPAYIPDLTSRFGSNMTFAQRTSNAVSAFFYTAVSRLVYLPRQRAVADKHFVYPGHERRPDLVDMLRNVSLTLVNSHPIIGTAVPMVPSYVHVAGMHCVPAGPLPEDLKQIVESAKEGIVYFSLGSVVKSSKMPKETVSLLLSELSKIEQTVLWKWEADDVPQLPKNVIVRKWFPQNDILGHKNCKLFITHGGVQSTTESIYHGVPMLAIPVFGDQQGNSLRAQYRGINNYTDYYNNYTIFRNQSIILFYSPFIRHRRYRENARKTSAVFRDNPLPPLEKAVFWVEYVARHSGAKHLRTAANDLYWFQYMLLDVLLLVSFVVVLMAWTTKKMLGCVFGRCCRRSRNITSPPTVGKKTQ; this comes from the exons ATGATGAGAACGTTTGCTCTTTCAACAGCATTCTGCAATacc ATGCAACTGTTGACGTTGTTAACGTTGTTGTTGTTTGCTGAAAGATCGTCCAGTGAGGGAGTGAAGCTACCGGCGAAACCTTTGAGTATATTGGCGTTTTTGCCGACCGAAGGTAAAAGTCATTTCATGGGCTTTAAACCGTTACTCGAAAGTCTTGTTTCCAGAGGACATAATGTCACGCTTGTCGCACCGTTTGCGTTGGACGGCGCTAAACGGCCGTATCGTCACGTTAAAGTGGAGCAAACGTTAGGag atttcgACATGCTAAAAGTGGCAAAATACGTGAACCTCATACCCACGCCGTTGCACTTGTGGTGGTTCGGGCCGCACATTAGCGAGACAAGTCTGGACAAACCGTCGGTGGCGAACTTCATCAGGAGCGACCGGTCGTCGTTTGACTTGGTGCTGTTCGAGAACTTCTACCACGAGTGTTTCGTAGCCATCGGGCACAAATACGGCGCCCCGCTGGTGCAGCTGCTGCCATTCTCCGCCAACTCCAGGGTGTCGCAGTGGCACAGTAACCCGTACAACCCAGCATACATTCCGGACCTGACCAGTAGGTTCGGATCGAACATGACGTTCGCGCAGCGCACCAGCAACGCAGTGTCCGCGTTCTTCTACACGGCCGTCTCTCGGCTAGTATACCTGCCCCGACAACGGGCCGTGGCCGACAAGCACTTTGTGTACCCGGGCCACGAGCGCCGTCCCGACCTTGTCGACATGCTCCGGAACGTGTCGCTGACACTGGTCAACAGTCACCCGATCATCGGTACAGCCGTGCCGATGGTGCCCAGCTACGTGCACGTGGCTGGCATGCACTGCGTGCCCGCCGGACCGCTGCCTGAA GACCTAAAACAAATAGTGGAAAGCGCTAAGGAAGGTATAGTCTACTTCAGTTTGGGATCGGTGGTAAAATCGTCCAAAATGCCCAAGGAAACAGTATCGCTCTTATTGTCGGAACTCTCGAAAATCGAACAGACCGTCCTATGGAAATGGGAAGCTGACGATGTACCGCAACTACCCAAGAACGTCATCGTTCGAAAATGGTTTCCCCAAAACGACATACTAG gTCATAAGAACTGCAAGTTATTCATCACCCACGGTGGAGTACAAAGCACCACTGAGTCCATCTACCACGGGGTACCCATGTTGGCCATTCCCGTTTTTGGCGACCAGCAGGGGAACTCACTACGTGCACAGTATAGAGGCATA AATAATTACACGGactactataataactataccaTATTTCGTaatcaaagtataatattattttactcaccGTTTATACGACATCGCAGGTACCGGGAAAATGCCAGAAAGACGTCGGCCGTGTTCAGGGACAACCCGCTGCCACCGCTGGAAAAGGCTGTATTTTGGGTCGAGTACGTTGCCAGACATAGCGGTGCGAAACACCTGAGGACTGCTGCCAACGACCTTTATTGGTTCCAGTACATGCTGTTGGACGTCCTGTTGCTGGTGTCGTTCGTGGTCGTACTAATGGCGTGGACGACCAAAAAAATGCTCGGCTGCGTGTTCGGCCGGTGTTGTCGCCGCAGCCGAAATATCACCTCGCCGCCAACAGTGGGGAAAAAAACGCAATGA
- the LOC100161252 gene encoding uncharacterized protein LOC100161252 — translation MNFLTALNVAVMATVVACLAWPATAQVYNMNRYGKQQLTQKQYRYGNPTWANGVNRAGGWASSSYGNMMRHYPVSMARYGAIMGGGRQTLSPDDYYDGEARGSVAYDPSPRRYDRLDYAVVRYPSYGVGYGGYGGYGGYGYYPVTSLAASGGSGGVVVDDDLLYDDDDDDRDRDRDDDDNDDMLFGDHSGGQMTAARYPMTDKIHNFRKVFMSNLVSPSNAFKSPKERQLYDFWESLINGDLDDMQQTDDTIGQQRLDRDQPQRQSPTSLLYQHLPPIFLKLQQQQKQKLQNQQHLLKQHYKSVDDQTPPPPLSPPSTSYLASSSPLHTVPRGNFYKQWANGSPLIKRSSAGGIQQTISPSFLSSSLDNEDVRQLRELKSNNGATNTTATATTMTTSTTTTTSTVSGMSTAAVPSPPMADGGQREFVLPRPAGEKTGLESLLEVIAEGGLRGNYGDNSNFSKEAKVNKKRSFVSDETSLAAQLGALRKN, via the exons ATGAACTTTTTAACTGCCTTAAATGTGGCTGTCATGGCGACCGTTGTTGCGTGCCTAGCGTGGCCTGCCACAGCCCAGGTGTACAACATGAATCGGTATGGCAAACAGCAGTTGACCCAAAAACAGTATCGATACGGCAACCCGACATGGGCGAACGGAGTTAATCGAGCCGGTGGTTGGGCGTCATCCTCATACGGCAACATGATGAGACATTATCCGGTGTCAATGGCCAGATACGGAGCGATAATGGGCGGCGGTAGACAAACGCTGTCGCCAGACGACTATTATGATGGTGAAGCTAGAGGATCGGTCGCATACGATCCCAGCCCCAGACGTTACGACCGGTTGGACTACGCTGTAGTCAGGTATCCGAGTTACGGCGTTGGTTATGGTGGTTACGGTGGTTACGGTGGTTACGGTTATTATCCGGTGACCAGTCTGGCCGCGTCGGGTGGTAGCGGTGGTGTTGTTGTTGACGACGATCTGTTGTATGACGATGATGACGATGACCGTGACCGCGACCGTGATGACGACGATAACGACGATATGTTGTTTGGGGATCATTCCGGTGGTCAAATGACTGCAGCAAGGTATCCGATGACGGacaaaatacacaattttcGGAAGGTGTTCATGTCAAACCTCGTGTCACCATCCAACGCGTTCAAGTCACCCAAAGAACGACAGCTATACGACTTTTGGGAATCCCTGATCAATGGCGACCTGGATGACATGCAGCAAACCGACGACACCATCGGACAACAGCGTTTAGACCGGGATCAGCCACAGCGTCAGTCGCCCACTTCATTGCTCTATCAACATCTGCCGCCGATATTTCTCAAGCTGCAGCAACAACAGAAACAGAAGCTACAGAACCAACAGCACCTGCTGAAGCAGCACTACAAGTCGGTTGACGATCAGACACCGCCACCACCACTGTCCCCACCATCGACATCATACTTGGCGTCGTCGTCGCCACTGCATACCGTACCACGCGGAAATTTCTACAAACAGTGGGCGAACGGATCGCCACTAATCAAGAGGTCTTCGGCTGGTGGAATACAGCAGACGATTTCACCATCGTTTTTATCATCATCTTTGGACAACGAGGACGTACGGCAGTTGCGTGAGCTAAAATCTAACAACGGTGCCACCAATACGACAGCCACGGCGACAACAATGACCACGTCGACCACTACAACCACTTCCACGGTCTCTGGTATGAGTACCGCGGCAGTGCCATCGCCTCCCATGGCAGACGGAGGACAGAGAGAGTTCGTGCTGCCCAGACCAGCAGGCGAGAAGACAGGTTTGGAGAGTCTATTGGAGGTGATCGCCGAAGGTGGTCTTCGTGGAAATTACGGTGATAACAGCAAT TTTTCCAAAGAAGCTAAAGTGAATAAGAAAAGATCATTCGTTTCCGATGAGACGTCATTGGCAGCTCAACTTGGTGCGCTtcgaaaaaattaa